A window of Torulaspora globosa chromosome 8, complete sequence contains these coding sequences:
- the VPS41 gene encoding Vps41p (ancestral locus Anc_8.212): protein MEDNHGYNGVSSMPIEHKPSEIELERRGAADTGKEIIEYSDEITEKPARSNEEQPSGPEEDSESDSDEEETPPLLKYTRLNKLPTNFFNRDSISACLFQEEFFAFGTHSGLLHLTLPDFTPIQTLKLHRSSILSIHSDNIYFATGSIDGTVAIGLLEDPSNITSFDFRRPIQAVVLSEDYATHKTFVSGGMAGEVILSQRNWLGNRVDTTLVKGEGPIMGIFTIGDIILWMNDAGITFCSIHSKTQLLNVKFPNDGSDEVRPALYKPHVHFPESDRILVGWGRHIWMFKVSLKSSIDYGKNLGSILSSAASSLRAIPDKKVELEHYFQLRLQIAGVASFKDDQILCLGFDIESKENSNIPELQVIDAVSGLDVYSDEVISKNYKNLSLNDYHLGKHINQTLPEYFLISAKDSIRIQVFSLNDHYNWYLTKGNYLKAWEIGKYAVSPDERLTTGFKYVYQLLDDEQWECAVSFITSLIASNAKEGQQMDRLLEESRKVFMIFIDNGKVDSLTECIPTEPRLDKSIYDAILNYYLEERKLEKFMNCIHKWPLNVYSFQGLQDRLEEKIEKHDTFENIYRDAIIHMYLIQKLYVKAVPHMIKRKDIRVLDILLTHNLASQITLSILDLVLLPYDDSIKSLNKLSITDAQKIFQKPINLLVSNRHSFQTSKVVDTLSNPKELGLILFLYLSRLSVIDPDLTAKYENDLIGLYAEFQKGQLLEFLKRRSNYDLEKAIEFCSNRHGFHNELIYLWGKIGENKKALSLIIDELNDPNLAIEFVKNWGDADLWVFMVSYSMDKPKFIKALLDSPDQFGKTYLEVIRAMPPDLHVSGLKSTVVRISRDNALTLQVSRNVFKIIDDETREYGLEYLKYMTMGKVFHVEEKNRWKS from the coding sequence ATGGAAGATAATCATGGATACAATGGGGTCAGCTCCATGCCTATTGAACATAAACCATCGGAAATAGAGCTTGAACGCAGGGGAGCAGCAGATACTGGTAAGGAAATTATCGAATATTCTGATGAAATCACTGAAAAGCCAGCAAGAAGTAACGAAGAGCAACCAAGTGGGCCTGAAGAAGACAGTGAAAGTGATTCGGATGAGGAGGAGACTCCTCCTCTGCTCAAATATACCAGACTAAATAAGCTGCCGAcgaatttcttcaaccgaGATTCAATATCAGCATGTTTATTTCAAGAGGAGTTCTTCGCATTTGGCACTCATTCAGGACTGCTACACCTGACATTGCCAGATTTCACTCCCATCCAAACTTTGAAGTTGCATCGCTCATCGATCCTTTCGATTCACTCAGATAACATATACTTTGCCACAGGCTCGATCGATGGGACGGTGGCTATAGGACTGTTGGAAGATCCTTCCAACATAACATCGTTTGATTTCAGGAGGCCAATTCAGGCTGTTGTTTTGAGTGAAGATTATGCGACACATAAAACTTTCGTCTCTGGCGGAATGGCTGGTGAAGTGATCCTTTCTCAGAGGAATTGGCTAGGCAACAGAGTGGATACAACGTTGGTCAAAGGTGAAGGGCCTATTATGGGGATCTTCACAATAGGTGATATCATCCTGTGGATGAATGATGCGGGAATCACTTTTTGCAGCATTCATTCCAAGACTCAGCTTCTTAATGTCAAGTTTCCAAATGACGGGAGCGATGAAGTTCGGCCTGCTTTGTATAAGCCCCATGTCCACTTCCCCGAGAGCGATAGAATACTTGTGGGTTGGGGAAGACATATTTGGATGTTCAAAGTGTCTTTAAAAAGTAGCATAGATTACGGAAAGAATCTGGGCTCTATTCTTTCCAGTGCAGCATCGAGCTTGAGGGCTATTCCCGACAAGAAAGTCGAATTAGAGCATTATTTTCAGCTGCGATTACAAATAGCAGGTGTTGCGTCTTTTAAGGACGATCAAATTCTGTGTTTGGGATTCGACATTGAGAGTAAAGAAAACTCGAATATTCCAGAACTGCAGGTTATAGATGCTGTGAGCGGCCTAGATGTTTACAGCGACGAGGTGATATCTAAAAACTATAAGAACCTATCGCTCAATGATTACCATTTGGGTAAGCATATTAATCAAACTCTACCGGAGTATTTCCTCATTAGTGCAAAGGATAGTATTCGAATACAGGTGTTCTCCTTGAATGACCATTACAATTGGTATCTCACTAAAGGTAATTATCTGAAAGCTTGGGAAATAGGAAAATATGCTGTCAGCCCAGACGAGCGATTGACCACTGGCTTTAAATATGTttatcagcttcttgatgatgagcagTGGGAATGTGCAGTTTCTTTCATTACCTCGTTGATCGCCAGTAATGCTAAAGAAGGACAGCAGATGGATCGGCTCTTGGAAGAAAGTCGGAAGGTGTTCATGATTTTCATAGATAATGGGAAGGTGGACTCTCTAACAGAATGTATTCCAACAGAGCCACGACTTGATAAATCGATCTATGATGCCATACTGAACTACTACTTGGAGGAGCGAAAGTTGGAGAAATTCATGAACTGCATCCATAAATGGCCGTTAAACGTTTATTCATTTCAAGGGCTTCAAGATCGGCtagaagaaaagattgaaaaacACGATACGTTTGAAAATATCTACAGAGACGCCATTATTCATATGTATTTGATTCAGAAGCTTTACGTTAAAGCCGTTCCCCACATGATCAAGAGAAAAGACATCAGAGTACTAGACATACTTCTTACCCATAACCTGGCTTCGCAAATTACGTTAAGCATCCTCGATTTAGTTCTTCTACCGTATGATGATAGCATAAAAAGCCTGAATAAACTGTCGATAACGGATGCCCAGAAGATTTTCCAAAAGCCGATAAACTTGTTGGTCTCTAATCGACACAGCTTCCAAACCAGCAAAGTGGTTGACACTCTGTCGAATCCGAAAGAGCTGGGTCTGATCCTCTTCCTTTATTTAAGCAGACTCTCTGTGATCGATCCCGATTTGACTGCAAAGTACGAGAATGATTTAATTGGCCTCTATGCTGAGTTTCAAAAAGGCCAGCTTCTAGAGTTCCTGAAAAGGAGATCTAATTATGATCTCGAGAAAGCCATTGAATTTTGCTCCAATCGTCACGGTTTCCATAACGAATTAATATATCTTTGGGGTAAGATCGGCGAGAACAAGAAAGCTTTGTCACTGATAATCGATGAACTGAATGACCCTAACCTTGCCATAGAGTTTGTGAAAAACTGGGGTGATGCTGACCTATGGGTGTTTATGGTCAGTTACAGTATGGATAAGCCTAAATTCATTAAAGCGTTGTTAGATTCTCCTGATCAGTTCGGAAAAACGTACCTTGAGGTAATAAGGGCAATGCCGCCTGATTTGCATGTTAGTGGTCTTAAGTCAACGGTCGTTCGAATTTCCAGGGACAACGCCTTGACCTTACAGGTCAGCAGAAATGTTTTCAAGATAATCGACGATGAAACAAGAGAATACGGCTTGGAATATTTGAAGTATATGACTATGGGTAAGGTCTTCCATgtcgaagaaaagaatcGTTGGAAATCATAA